In Actinomycetota bacterium, the following proteins share a genomic window:
- a CDS encoding Gfo/Idh/MocA family oxidoreductase, with product MAAHSGTGPAVGGETRVRIGVIGVGRMGIVHAGTLVAHPGVDTVFVTDLDRDRAEAVAAKVGAEIADSVENLLRSVDAIVIAAATSEHAPLIRKGADAGLPTFCEKPITLDLDSTADVARHVAERGIQLQIGFQRRFDAGFRAARELVNSGGLGTLYVVRMAGHDPEPPHEEYIPASGGIFRDFSVHDFDALRFVTGEEVVEVYADGGVIAFPVFAKYDDVDTAVATLRLSSGAFGILSVTRHDPLGYDVRMELLGSGDNVVVGLDGRAPIRSLEGGGAPPPPDAYTHFSERFRSAYVAEMEAFVDVAAGRRESPCTAEEAFQALRIAVACDLSRKEHRPVSLEEVA from the coding sequence GTGGCGGCGCATTCGGGGACGGGTCCGGCAGTCGGAGGGGAGACGCGTGTGCGGATCGGCGTGATCGGCGTGGGCCGAATGGGCATCGTGCATGCCGGCACGCTGGTCGCGCACCCCGGTGTCGATACCGTCTTCGTCACCGACCTCGACCGGGACCGCGCCGAGGCCGTCGCCGCAAAGGTCGGTGCGGAGATCGCCGACAGTGTCGAGAACCTGTTGCGCTCGGTCGATGCAATCGTCATCGCCGCGGCGACGTCCGAGCACGCGCCGTTGATCCGCAAGGGGGCGGACGCCGGGCTCCCCACGTTCTGTGAGAAGCCCATCACGCTCGATCTCGACTCCACCGCCGACGTCGCTCGGCACGTCGCAGAGCGCGGGATCCAGCTGCAGATCGGGTTCCAGCGCCGGTTCGATGCGGGCTTTCGGGCCGCGCGTGAGCTCGTCAATAGCGGCGGGCTGGGAACGCTCTACGTCGTGCGCATGGCCGGACACGACCCCGAGCCCCCGCATGAGGAGTACATCCCGGCCTCCGGTGGGATTTTCCGGGATTTCAGCGTGCACGACTTCGACGCGCTCCGCTTCGTGACCGGCGAGGAGGTCGTGGAGGTCTACGCGGACGGCGGCGTCATCGCGTTCCCCGTCTTCGCCAAGTATGACGACGTCGACACGGCGGTCGCCACCCTCCGCCTTTCGAGCGGCGCATTCGGGATCCTCTCGGTCACGCGTCACGATCCCCTCGGGTACGACGTGCGGATGGAGCTGCTCGGCTCGGGCGACAACGTCGTCGTGGGGCTCGACGGGCGAGCCCCGATCCGTTCGCTCGAGGGCGGTGGCGCTCCGCCTCCTCCCGACGCGTACACCCATTTCTCCGAGCGGTTCCGCTCGGCCTACGTCGCCGAGATGGAGGCGTTCGTCGACGTCGCCGCGGGCCGTCGAGAGAGCCCGTGCACGGCGGAGGAGGCGTTCCAGGCGCTCCGCATCGCCGTCGCCTGCGACTTGTCGCGCAAGGAGCACCGACCGGTGAGCCTCGAGGAGGTGGCGTGA